CCATCGCCTGCTCGAGCTGGGAGTCGAGGTCCCACACATCGGCGGCGTCGATCTGCTCCTGCAGCGTGCCCATCTCGGCCAGCAGTGTATCGAAGTCGGCGTCGGGGTCCGCCAGCAGCCCCGAGATCTCGTTGAAGCGGTCGATCTTGCCCTTGATCTCGCCGACGCCCTCCTGAACGTTCTCCAGGACCGTCTTGTTCTCGTCCAGTTCCGGCTCCTGCATGAGGATGCCGACCGAGTAGCCCGGTGTGAGCTTCGCTTCGCCGTTGGAGGGTGTGTCGAGCCCGGCCATGATCTTCAGGATCGTGGACTTACCGGCGCCGTTCGGCCCGACGACGCCGATCTTGGCCCCGGGCAAGAAGGCCATCGTCACATCGTCGAGGATCACCTTGTCGCCGACCGCCTTGCGCGCGCGCACCATCGAGTAAATGTATTCGGCCACTCTTCTTCCTCAACTCCTGTTCCTGGGCACGAACGGATTCGTGTCTCAGCCCTGTACGAGGATACCGGGTACGCTCGGACCCCGGCCGACCCCGCGCCCGGGCGGATCGCGCTCACCCGGCGATCGCGCCTACCAGTCGATCGCGCGAGTCTGCCCGACCAGACAGGTCCCGGTCGGTGGGATAGGCGCCGCCACCGTGCTGTTGTACCCGCCGGCATCGGCTCCGTTCTGTCCGATCAGGCACGAGTCGCCCAGCTTGACGGAGAACTGGATGGAGTTCGCCTTGAGGCCGATCGTCGTCGTGTCCACGGTGACCTGCATGTCCGCCTTGGCGAAACCGGCGGCGACAAGCGCGTCGATGAAATCGCGCCCTTTCGCCTCCGGATTCGCCGCCAGGGTCGCCTGGTTGACGTGGTCGAAGAACGGCAGGTTCTGCTGCGCTGTACCACCGGGGACAAGCGTGGGCGCGGCGCTCGGCGCGGGGGTGACGCCTTGGCCCGCCGATCCCGTCGGGGAAGCGGACGGAGGGGAAGCCGGCTGCGGGGTGCAGCCAGCGAGGAGCACAGAGAGTCCCAGAGCGAGCGCAGCCGAAACGACGGCGGTCCGGGTGAGGGCGGTCGGGCGCGTCATATCTCGCATTCTAAGGGCCGACACCTGGGGAATCGACGGGAATGCCCTTCGAAGGCCGAGAGGCGCCCTCCGGCCTCCCACCCTCCAGGGAGACCTCCATCACGGTCCGCGAGAACATGCTCCTCCCCCAGGCCAGATCGTGCCCGATCGCGTCCGCCTCGATCTCCGCCGTCACGCCGCGCTTCTCGCCCATCCACTCGCGGATGCTGAGCCTCCCGGAGACGACCACCGGATCGCCTTTCGCCACGCACTCAGCCGCGCTCACCGCAAGCCGGCGGAACGCCGACACCGTGAACCAGTTGCTCTCGCCGTCTTCCCAGGAGGATGTCTTGCGATTGAAGCGCCGGCGCGTGATCACGAGCCGGAAACTCGTGATCGGGATGCCGCCTTCCGTCGTCAGGTGTCTCGGCTCCGTCGCGACGAGTCCACGGACGGCCAGGTTGTCAGTCATTGCGTTTCCTCCTCCGGCAGCCGCTCGGTGCGGGCGCTGACTCCAGACTGGCTCGAGACGACACCCCCGCGCGGGAGCGAGCGGAGGTCTGTGGAGAAGACGCGGGTCCGGCTCAGCTGGGGACGACGCAGAGGCGACCGGTCACGAGGAACGCATCGCGTGACGGGGCGGCCCCCGGAACGGATCAATCCGCCCGGGCCGCCAGCTCCACCGCCGCCACGTCCCCCCGCTGCAGCGCTGCCTGCATCGTCAGGGCTTTCGCGGAGAGCCCCTCGGTCTCCTCGCCACCGTGCTCTTGCATGATCGATCGGGCCTTGGCGATCGACGCGCGCCGACCGGCGGCATCCCGTTTGCGCCGCATCTCGGTCGGGATGTCGAACGAAAACAGGCGATTCCAGTACTTCCGGTGGGCGTATCGCGCCCGGGACCGACTCGCCGGAGGCGTGTCGCGCAGCACATCGAAGACCTCGGAGAAGTACGCGTAGAAGGAATCCACCGGATGCACGTGGCCGGTCAGATGCTGAGCGGCGCCATACGGCGAGGTGTGACGCACCCAGTAGTAGCAGTCGGTCGAAGCCTGGATCGCGATGCGATCCGTCCGCACATACGCCGCCATCGCGAACGGATGGTCCTCGGCCATGACGAGGTCCGGATTGAAGCGATAGCCGAGCGAGCGGGCGTAGCCGGTGCGGTACATCTTCAGGACGCTCATCGAGTCGAGGACGGAGGTCCGCGTGAGGTCCGTGCGCGCGAGAGTCTTCCGGAACATGTGCTGCGGCGCGCCCCGTCCAACGCCGACGTATTTGCCAGCGACGATGTCCGCGCGTCCCCGGCGGCCCAGGGAGAGCATCGAGCGGATCGCGTCCGGGCCGAGATAGTCGTCCACATCGACGAAGTAGAGGTAATGGCCGCTGGCGGCGTCGAGACCTTCGTTGCGCGCGGCCGCGGGGGTGCCGGTGTGCGGGTGACTCCAGACCTCGCCGCGGAGTCCGAACTCCGCCATCAGGCACGTTGCGATCTCGACGGTGTCGTCGGGAGAGCCGTCGTCCACGCAGAGGACCTCTATCCCCAGGGTGCCCGAGGTCTGGACGGCGATGCTGCGCAAACACTGTTCGAGGTAATGACCGGCACGGTACATCGGGATGGCGATGGTCACATCGGGGCGACGGGCGAGGAAAGTCACAGCGGCTCCTGCCTGCGGACGACGGTCATGCTCACCCGACTAGCGGGTAGACCTCAATATTTCAGCCTCGGCGCGTCTTCCGCAAATCGAGAATGGATGCGCGACACAGCGGGCGAACTGCCGGACGGACGCCCACGGCGCAGTTAGCATCGCGGCATGCACTGGTGGAATGACTTCGTCGCTTGGCTCCTCTCCCCGGCCGCTCGGCCGGCGATCTTCTCTGCCGCGGTCCTCGGGATCACACTGACCGTCTCCGGGCTGCTGGCCGCGTGGATCGGCCGCAGCGCTCTCAAAGGGCTCCTCCGCCAGACCGACCGCCAGCAGAAGGCGAGCGCCATCGCAGCGCTGATCGACGCGGCCACCGAAGCGTCGGTGTGGAATTCGCTGACGCCGGGCGAGCAAGTGCTCTCCGACCGCGCCGTCGGCCAGGCGGACATCCTGGTGCGTCTGCTCCCGCTGAAAGGCGCGAGCGTCACCGCGAACTGGTCCGCCCACCAGCTGGCCGAGATGAAGCGGGCCTCGGCCACGTTCGGCTACCAGCTCGACCCGGCGGTCGCCGAATTCCGCGACCGGCTCATCGAGTGGCAGAACAAACCGCGCCGTGCGCGCAAGATTTTCCAGAGCGACCTCGAACGCTGGCGTTTCGAGACGGTCGAGACCGAGCAGTCGCTCATGGCCAAACAGGACGCCTGGGTCGCCCAGCAGCACCACGATCAGTACGCGAGCGCCGCGGCCGCCCCGTTCACGGCGGCGACAGCCGGCGACACCGCGCCGACGCCGCGACGGGACCAGCCCGCGGCATAAGCCATGGCCGGGCGCTACGCTCATCGGCCGAAGCCGCCGCCGGTCCACCAGTCGTCGAACATGCTCGCCGGGACGCGGCGCTTGTGCTCGGTCGCGAGATACCGGGTCTCGATCGCGATAGCGACCTGCTCGGCGACATCCTTTCCTTCGAGGAAGTCGTCGATGTCGCTGTAGCGCAGGCCCAGATTGGCCTCGTCCGTCTGACCGGGGCTCTCATCGAGGAGATCCGCGGTCGGAGCCTTCTCGGAGAGGCGCGCCGGAGCGCCGAGGTGCTGCAACAGGGCGCGGCCCTGACGCTTGCTGAGTCCGCTCAGGGGGAGCAGGTCCGCTCCACCGTCACCGTACTTCGTGTAGAAACCGGTGACGGCCTCGGCGGCGTGGTCAGTTCCGACGACGAGCAGACGGCGCTCACCGGCGATGGCGTACTGGGCGACCATGCGGACGCGGGCTTTCACATTGCCCTTGGTGAAGTCGGTCATATCGTCGCCCACCGCATCCCGGTACTCGTTCTCGACGCCCTCGACGCCCCGCTGGATGTTGACGGTGACCGTGCGCTGGGGGCGGATGAAGCCGAGGGCGAGCTGCGCGTCGTCCTCGTCGTGCTGCACGGCATAGGGC
This genomic window from Leifsonia xyli subsp. cynodontis DSM 46306 contains:
- a CDS encoding glycosyltransferase family 2 protein yields the protein MTFLARRPDVTIAIPMYRAGHYLEQCLRSIAVQTSGTLGIEVLCVDDGSPDDTVEIATCLMAEFGLRGEVWSHPHTGTPAAARNEGLDAASGHYLYFVDVDDYLGPDAIRSMLSLGRRGRADIVAGKYVGVGRGAPQHMFRKTLARTDLTRTSVLDSMSVLKMYRTGYARSLGYRFNPDLVMAEDHPFAMAAYVRTDRIAIQASTDCYYWVRHTSPYGAAQHLTGHVHPVDSFYAYFSEVFDVLRDTPPASRSRARYAHRKYWNRLFSFDIPTEMRRKRDAAGRRASIAKARSIMQEHGGEETEGLSAKALTMQAALQRGDVAAVELAARAD
- the nadE gene encoding ammonia-dependent NAD(+) synthetase; the protein is MRDLQARIIDELNVSATIDPAAEVAERVDFLVRYLKAAGASGFVLGVSGGQDSSLAGRLCQLAVERLAEEGVAAEFIAVRLPYAVQHDEDDAQLALGFIRPQRTVTVNIQRGVEGVENEYRDAVGDDMTDFTKGNVKARVRMVAQYAIAGERRLLVVGTDHAAEAVTGFYTKYGDGGADLLPLSGLSKRQGRALLQHLGAPARLSEKAPTADLLDESPGQTDEANLGLRYSDIDDFLEGKDVAEQVAIAIETRYLATEHKRRVPASMFDDWWTGGGFGR
- a CDS encoding DUF6993 domain-containing protein, with the translated sequence MTRPTALTRTAVVSAALALGLSVLLAGCTPQPASPPSASPTGSAGQGVTPAPSAAPTLVPGGTAQQNLPFFDHVNQATLAANPEAKGRDFIDALVAAGFAKADMQVTVDTTTIGLKANSIQFSVKLGDSCLIGQNGADAGGYNSTVAAPIPPTGTCLVGQTRAIDW
- a CDS encoding single-stranded DNA-binding protein, coding for MTDNLAVRGLVATEPRHLTTEGGIPITSFRLVITRRRFNRKTSSWEDGESNWFTVSAFRRLAVSAAECVAKGDPVVVSGRLSIREWMGEKRGVTAEIEADAIGHDLAWGRSMFSRTVMEVSLEGGRPEGASRPSKGIPVDSPGVGP